The sequence CAATCTTATCTCTTGCCACTGCTTCTGATCAAAGTGAGTTTCCAGTGAAAGTGAAGCTCTTAATGTGCTCTATAACCACTCCTTTATCACAACCTGTTGTTATAGTGTTGCAAAGTAAACACATATTGAGAAATAATTGTGTATGGTCATAAATTCCGTTAGGCCAGTTTACACTTCTATGCTTTtaggagtaaaaaaaataatgatttatttatttttatttaaagagttCCAAAGCAAATACATCGGTGATGGTTTTAACAAAATATCACCGATAGCTCCACTTTTTCTAAAATAAAGCTGTCCAGACATTTATAATTCTGTATTGTTATTCAACAATTGTTAACAAGCCTTGGTTTTACTCTGTTGCATACTTGTCTATTCCCGCCCCAATATATGATACTCAAAAATGTCAGAATACTGATCACTAGAAATTAATGATACCTGTACAAAATAAATGGCATtaagatgtatttatttttgatgaAACACTTAACACTCTCACAAACAGAATCAAGCTGGAATGCcacctcaaacaaacaaacaaaaatcctctaGTAAACTCATGAAATTATATGATGAAATTATTCATGTTTATACCTAGCTTAACAAGATGTTGCCCAAGGACAAACTGTTTCTATATGATTAAAGAATCGTTTGAAGAAGTGGGGAAGGAGAGCAAGATAACCCGACTGTGCCGTAGCCAAATGTTGTTTACCTGTTGCATCCGCCTTGGAGGACGCTGAGTTCCGGGAGCTGTCCAATGTACTTAACAGGACCTTTGTATCCACAGTCTCCGTCAGAAGGATGTTCTCTCCGAGCTAAACTGTAATATCATTCTCCAGGGATTGCCTGCATCAGAGATGGACCAGATTGTTCATTTTCAATATGTTAAGGAAAGCGAAGAAGGGCAGATCTGTTTGCCTCGCCTTGAAAAGGAGTCAAGGAGGACTAATCTTTCTCCCCTCGTTTCCCCGCTGCAAAGGCTGGTTTAATCGCGGCAGCTGCTGCCCAGCCTGCAACAAACAGGGTCGATTTTTGTGCTCGGTGGGGAATGTTTACTGACCTGCAGTCAAACAAAAGCGATGCTCTTTCTTTGAGGATAGTTGAAAGAAAATCTTCCAAAGCGAAGGGCTGTTGTtattgtcgtcgtcgtcgtcttcaTTCATCCTGGGCTCAAAGAGAGCCAAAACATTCGTTTCAATTAAAGTACCTGCAGTAGGAGGAACTAATAATAGCTTTTGGGTGAGTTAGGCAATAACATTCCAGCTGAAGAAGGGATTGGGAAGAAAAAAATCAGGAGGCCAGTTTAGACATCAGCAACCAGATGGTATTGGAAAGGTGAGCACGCACCTGACAGAGAGTAAACTTTCGCTGGTGTCGCATTTAAGATCTAATGCCCCGTTTCATGGGAACGTACTGGGCTGTAGGAGGGCAACAAACTAGTATTTGCTTGCTAATAACCACAGCACCCCGCGGCCGCTGCTAAAAGCAGTAAAGCCCAGGTTTTGTTCTGGAATAGGAAATGAAAAGCTCACAGCTCATCAGGGGTGCTATTTCAAGTTTCGGTAGAGGTTGGTCGCAGAGGTCACATCCGCCCCATACATATAAAGCTCTCTTAATAGCACTTTAACCATGGtgattccatccccccccccaggaatcctgggaactgtagtttgttaaagacgCTGGGaatgtagctctgtggggagtcatctaacaactctcagcccccttggCAAATTACTGTTCCCAAGCTTATTTGGGAAAAGCCATGACTATTGTAAGTGCTATAAAGATTTAAGGTGTGGAGGGAGAGTCACGTAAAGTACTTGCTGCTAGCTATTTGCAAAACGaaatgaggaagaagaaaatacaaaaaatcaTCAAAATCCCGAAGTCCTCCAGTGTCTTTTTAGAGCATTTCCTGCAGCTGAGCCAATATGCTGTAATGGTTAGAGACTAAGActttgggagaccagagttcaggTCCTCACTGGCTGTCCTTCAGCCATTCACTGCTTCTTTATCTAACGTTCCTCACAAGGTTGTTAAATGGGGCGGGGCAGAACCATGTCCACCaccgtgagctccttggagaaaaagatggggtgtaaatacaatacaaacaaataaaatgcttcCTCACAATAAATATGGATGTCGCTGAAGAATAGTCCCCTGTAGCCTCCAACAAGCGGAGGGCAGTCCCTATTATGATTCATTATTATGTCTCAATTTCTCAGCCGAGACTGCTGCTAAGAGGCACCTAAAAAGTGTTCGGAGACCCCTGGAGACTCTCTCGGGTGTCTCTCCCCCCGCCAGGCCTGCCTTTATAAGCCCTACTGAGCAGAGAGCTGTTTGCACACTTATGCCAGGAGAGGGGTGGGATGTTTGAGCAACGAGTCCCAGAGTTACCACTGGGAATGCAATGGAgggtctcctccctccctctctcccctcaccACCACCTCCCCAACTATGCTTACTTAGGCTAATGGAGGCCTTACCATTCATCTGCCATTGCGCTGGGATACGGGGCAAACATTCCCCCCGTGACCCTTGGCAGGCAAGTTCGCTCTTCAGGGCATCATTAAAAGCATCCCTGCGCTTGTCTGTGACATCCATTGAAAaggcttcttctctctcccccccctccctgggtctacacacacacacacacacacacacacacacacacacacagcacaggcCCAGTGTCCCTCCCTACCTCCCTCCACCACCCCTCCCCGGCTCTTTCCAGGCTGAAAATCCTTTGGTCGCGGCTGCAGATGGGGATGAAAAGGGTCTCTCCCCAGGTGGCTGAGCGGGGCTGTTGCCAAGAAGGAACTGGCGGCCTCATCTCTGGGGCAAGGGCTGCCTCGTCCCCGGCGGCAACTCGCCTCTGGCACGGCTCCTGTGTCTCCGACAGCCTCGCCTGTCGCTTCGCATCAGCCTCGCCCCTCTGGCCAGCCTCCTCCAAGCCCTTAATCCGGTGATCCTCCAGGGTTATAAATATTAATGCCCACCACGACCATCATCACCACCAGCAGCGCCTTCCCGTCGGGGCTATAAGCGTCAGAGGACGACTCAAGTCACTATGACCTCCGCCACCACTAGTCCCAGCACATCCTCCACCTCCAGCGAATGgccccctcaccaccaccacgaAGGAAGGCTGGGGACCCCATCCATGCTGGACCTGTTGGCCGATCTCAGCACCGAAGGGCTTCCCCGACTGGCGGCGGCCCCTTTGGATCTCTACGCATTCCCCTCCGGCGCTCCCTTTGGCCAAAGGTCCTCTACTGCCTCCGGAGGACTGCTCCGCATGGGTGAGGAAGACCCcgaggtggaagaagaagacgaggaggagggggaggaggaaagagaacgGGGGCCAGATGGAGGGCTGAGGAGGGCCGCTTTCCTGAGCAGACCCAAGCGCAAGCGCCTCATCACGCACACCCAGCGC is a genomic window of Lacerta agilis isolate rLacAgi1 chromosome 12, rLacAgi1.pri, whole genome shotgun sequence containing:
- the FERD3L gene encoding fer3-like protein, whose amino-acid sequence is MTSATTSPSTSSTSSEWPPHHHHEGRLGTPSMLDLLADLSTEGLPRLAAAPLDLYAFPSGAPFGQRSSTASGGLLRMGEEDPEVEEEDEEEGEEERERGPDGGLRRAAFLSRPKRKRLITHTQRQAANVRERKRMFNLNEAFDQLRRKVPTFAYEKRLSRIETLRLAIVYISFMTELLEGRGAS